From a region of the Candidatus Zixiibacteriota bacterium genome:
- a CDS encoding TonB-dependent receptor plug domain-containing protein, with protein MKNLLVLLSLLLVTSPVFGQEVDSAQVAIDTTSTVVIPASDSSFVSDSSLVPDSLAAGADSLLADSLTFEERLERYRQTLIRRKPRLSSRDSLLVYFASNRLNVADQRKRSFYHDAGDYLKFDPGFFVNDARFTPTRKTIQPYGLSGPRMSYVIDGWTMQPFGHVIEPDGLVDVNALPTAFDESLYIVPGAAGILFGADQSVAALVTEPMKPTDSISHSSILGEEGDLGWSWVRGRFTRNFHDGRQTHASVEYRDGDGYNGVGDHSYNYVGDFYFPIGLTWGAQARGQLYRDNGVLYPHVMLNGVAYRRFSRESRGELIIEKNNEAGDARLALGYKYLSQFASMNDIYLANRRYTGHAGYFEATKVMGNNLFEARIGGTSLEYDNWYHRYERSQADLRIVLAHLSHGLTWALVGGGRYDDEFDLQPLGALIVTRETNRSYLLLSAGYAERAPTLYERFLHFRTLSIFGSSSINYAESGNDDLVAEKQLIGSAVYEYGSRTTALRLSVTGGRITDGIDWRNYETNDEDITYDLFTPENGDVDFVDFSVSERLQLNRYMNLSGGVAVHSISYENLDTTYYTPDFQSYAGLELHLPWDSRKVDFYGYAELVYIGPYDGYEDLELGDYPLINGKLTLEMGPFRFFTVFENITSQTYRTRDYFHNTDQFFYYGIAWHFLD; from the coding sequence ATGAAAAATCTGCTTGTATTGTTATCGCTGTTGCTGGTGACTTCACCTGTGTTCGGACAGGAGGTCGACAGTGCTCAAGTCGCTATAGACACAACTTCAACGGTGGTGATCCCGGCGTCTGATTCTTCGTTTGTCTCGGATTCATCTCTCGTGCCTGATTCGCTTGCCGCGGGAGCGGATTCATTATTGGCGGACTCGCTAACATTCGAGGAACGTCTGGAGCGTTATAGGCAGACGTTGATCCGTCGCAAACCGAGGCTTTCCTCTCGTGACAGTCTCCTTGTTTATTTTGCTTCAAACCGCTTGAATGTTGCCGATCAAAGGAAGCGGTCGTTTTATCATGATGCCGGTGATTATCTCAAGTTCGATCCGGGGTTTTTCGTAAATGACGCCAGATTCACGCCGACTCGAAAGACCATACAGCCGTATGGGCTTTCCGGGCCGCGCATGAGTTATGTTATTGACGGCTGGACCATGCAGCCGTTCGGTCATGTTATCGAACCGGATGGCCTGGTCGATGTCAACGCTTTACCGACGGCATTCGACGAATCACTGTACATCGTTCCGGGGGCTGCGGGGATCCTGTTCGGAGCGGACCAGTCGGTTGCCGCTTTGGTAACCGAACCGATGAAGCCGACCGACAGTATTTCGCACAGTTCCATCCTGGGGGAAGAAGGGGATCTCGGATGGTCCTGGGTGCGAGGGCGATTCACTCGCAATTTCCATGACGGTCGCCAGACTCATGCCTCGGTGGAATACCGGGACGGTGACGGCTATAACGGTGTCGGCGATCACTCTTACAATTATGTTGGTGATTTCTATTTCCCCATCGGTCTTACCTGGGGGGCTCAGGCGCGAGGTCAGCTTTATCGCGACAATGGTGTTCTTTATCCTCATGTGATGTTAAATGGTGTAGCATACCGCCGTTTCAGCCGCGAGAGTCGGGGGGAGCTGATAATCGAGAAAAACAACGAGGCCGGCGATGCTCGTCTGGCGCTTGGATATAAGTATCTCAGTCAATTTGCATCCATGAACGATATTTATCTGGCCAACCGTCGCTATACCGGTCACGCGGGGTATTTTGAAGCGACCAAGGTGATGGGGAACAACCTTTTCGAGGCTCGAATCGGCGGAACCAGTCTGGAATACGATAACTGGTATCATCGTTACGAACGATCTCAAGCTGATTTGCGGATTGTTTTGGCGCATTTATCGCACGGGCTCACCTGGGCGCTGGTGGGAGGTGGGCGCTATGATGATGAGTTTGATCTTCAACCACTCGGCGCTCTGATCGTAACTCGTGAGACCAATCGGTCCTATTTGTTGTTGTCGGCCGGTTATGCTGAGCGAGCGCCTACGCTGTACGAACGTTTTCTGCATTTCCGGACACTCTCGATTTTCGGCTCTTCTTCCATCAACTACGCCGAATCGGGAAACGATGATCTGGTAGCGGAAAAGCAGTTGATCGGCAGCGCCGTTTACGAATACGGCAGCCGTACGACAGCGTTGCGACTTTCCGTTACCGGCGGACGGATAACCGACGGGATCGACTGGCGGAACTACGAGACAAACGACGAAGACATAACCTATGACCTTTTCACCCCTGAAAACGGTGATGTTGACTTCGTTGATTTTTCGGTCTCCGAAAGACTGCAACTCAATCGGTATATGAACCTGTCCGGGGGTGTTGCCGTTCACTCCATTTCCTACGAAAACCTGGATACGACTTATTATACACCTGATTTCCAGTCGTATGCCGGACTGGAGTTGCATCTGCCCTGGGACAGTCGCAAAGTAGACTTTTACGGTTATGCCGAGTTGGTTTATATCGGTCCCTACGACGGTTATGAGGATCTCGAATTGGGTGACTATCCGCTGATTAACGGCAAACTCACGCTTGAGATGGGGCCGTTTCGTTTCTTTACGGTTTTCGAAAACATTACCAGTCAGACTTACCGGACACGAGACTATTTCCATAACACCGATCAGTTTTTCTATTACGGTATTGCCTGGCACTTCCTCGATTAG
- a CDS encoding HDIG domain-containing protein: MQQLTLTRDEAYRKTVEQLGTGNLLKHVLAVEAGMRRLAEHLEQDVEMWGLTGLIHDLDYEKTKDDPDRHGFMTCEWLSQCRLPSEMLHAIKAHPGHIPCDNLMDWALYAVDPASGFIVACALMHPDKKLDAIDIDFMVRRFGEKRFAAGASRENMAACSNLGLTLEQFLILVQEGMLRIRTDLGL, from the coding sequence ATGCAACAGTTGACCTTAACACGCGATGAAGCCTATCGTAAAACGGTCGAGCAATTAGGGACCGGCAATCTGCTGAAGCATGTCCTGGCGGTAGAAGCCGGTATGCGGCGCCTGGCGGAACATCTGGAACAGGATGTTGAAATGTGGGGATTAACCGGTCTCATCCATGATCTGGACTACGAAAAGACCAAGGATGATCCGGATCGTCACGGGTTCATGACCTGTGAATGGTTGAGTCAATGTCGACTTCCATCCGAAATGCTCCATGCGATCAAAGCTCATCCCGGCCATATCCCGTGTGATAACCTCATGGATTGGGCTTTGTATGCGGTTGATCCCGCTTCAGGCTTTATCGTTGCCTGCGCTTTGATGCACCCCGACAAGAAGCTCGATGCGATCGATATCGATTTCATGGTTCGTCGATTTGGTGAGAAACGTTTCGCCGCGGGCGCCTCGCGTGAGAATATGGCGGCCTGCTCCAATCTTGGACTCACTCTCGAGCAGTTTCTGATTTTGGTACAAGAGGGTATGTTGCGTATCCGAACCGATCTGGGGCTTTAG